The Candidatus Woesearchaeota archaeon region TCCCGATACACCCCAGCCTCTCCGACCTCATCGCTCACACTCATCCCAACACCCTCCTCGCTTTGTCCACAGCAGCTGCAAGCCGCTCCACTTCTTCAGGAATTGTATAGACTGAAAAGCTCGCGCGCACCGTGCCGAGAACGCCGAGCCGCCCCATCAACGGCATGGCGCAGTGATGCCCCCCCCTTACCAAGACTCCTTCACTGGCCAAAATCGCTGCAACGTCGTGAGGATGCACGCCATCGAGACTGAAAGAAACAATACCTGCGCACGCATCCGCCGGAGGACCAAAAACGCGCACTCCTGGAATGCTTGTGAGCAGCTCCCTCGCCTTAGCCACTAACTCCTTCTCGTACGCAATAACGCCTTTCCTATCCAACGAACGCAAAAACAACACAGCCTCAGCCAAGCCGAGAACGCCGGCAACGTGGGGCGTTCCCGCCTCGAAACGATGCGGGATCTTTGCCCACTCTGCATCGTTGTACGTCACGCGAGTAATCATTTCCCCACCGGTCAAGAACGGTTCCATTTGTTCAAGCAACGCTTCTCGGCCGAACAACACACCCACTCCTGTCGGTCCAAACATCTTATGAGCGCTGCACACGAAAAAATCACAACCAAGCGCCTTCACATCAATCTCCAAGCAAGCCGCACTCTGTGCACCATCAACAATACTCACCGCGCCACGACGCCTAGCAAGTGCTGCAAGCTCCTTCACCGGATTGATGGTCCCGAGCACATTGCTACAATGCACAAAGGCAACCGCTCCGGTTTCACTATCAATCTTTCGCTTTGCATCGGCCAAGTCAAGCGTAAAATCATCCTTCATCTTGATAAAGCGCAACTCAAGCCCGTCACGCTTCGCCCTCTGCTGCCAAGGGATGAGATTCGCATGGTGCTCCATCTCCGTGAGAACGATGTTCTTTTTCCCCTCCATGCGCAAGCAATAACTCAACAGGTTCAACGCTTCAGTCGCGTTTTTCGTAAAGACAATCTCGTGGCTTCGCGCACCTAGAAACTGTGCAACCAACTCCCTCGCCCCCTCATACCTTTGCGTAGCACGCTCACTCAAAGGGTAGAGCCCGCGATGAACATTCGCGTTCTCCTCTTCGTAAAACAAGCGAACCCGCTCAATGACCGATCTTGGTTTCTGGGACGTCGCGGCAGTATCCAAGTACGCCGCGCGCAAATTTCCAATAAGCGGGAACAACTCCCGCACCTTCCTGGCGTCGAGAGCCGAAAAACTCATACTCCCCCCTCCAATACCGCCTCCAAGCGCGAATCCAACTCCTCCGCTACGCGCTCGGGCTGGGCGCAACACGCAAAAGAATCAAGAACGGGCTTGAAATATCCTTTAATTAAAAGTTTTGATGCCTCCTTTCGTGAAAGCCCCCTGCTCCTGAGATAAAACAGTTGCTCCTCGTCAAGCTGGCCAATCCCGGTTGCATGACTGCACGCGACCTCATTATTTCGTATCTCCAAATCAGGAACTGCGAATGCCTCGGCACCATCACTGAGTAAAAGAATATCTTGCTTCTGCCGACCATCAGCTCCCGTGGCCCCCTCACCTATCCCTATAAGCCCTCTGCTCAACCCTCTTGCCCGACCACTCAATACGCCGCGTGCCACGATGTTCGCCTTCGTACCAGGAGCTTCATGCATAACGCGAGCGCCAACATCCCTTCGCTCATCACCCCCTCCCAGAAAGAGCGTGGTGAGGAACGCTTGCGCACCCTTCCCAGCAAGCTTCACCTCGCAATCGCTTCGCACAAAGCCACCGCCAAAAACAAACTCAGAAATCGCCAACCGACTTTTTTCCTGTGCAACCCCCAGCGTCTTGCTACGAGCGTACGAACCAGAACCCATCCGCTGCAATGTTGCAACGCCGACACAATCTTGCTCCTTTGCAAGCACTATCACTTCTTGGCTAAGATACCCTTTCCCTTCCAGCGTAAACTGAACATTTGCCGTGCTTTCACCGCTTGCTACAATGAGATGCGTGCAAAAGAGCGCGTCCGAACCCGTTCGAACAGAGACACTCACCGGCTTGCCACAACGCCTCCCCTCCGGCAAGACGAGCACGTGCACGTCACTCGCATACGCAAGGTGAAAAAGGTCAAACGGATCGCTTCGCGTATTCAGCGCGTTCATCACCTCCTCTCTCACACTGGAAGGAACCTCTTGCAAGGAACGCCCGCGAAACGATAACACACCTTCTCCCGCCTCAACACGAATGGCGCTGGAAGGATTCGGGACCACCTCCAACGCCCGGTGAGGATCCTTTTTGGGCGTGACAACGATACCCAAGCCCCTCCGGTACGAAATCCTTGGCGGCCCCGCAAGGTTCGCAAACGCACGGCGGCGCACATCCAGCAACCAAGCAGGCTCCCCCATTTCCTCCGCTCTTGCTCTCAGGAATGAAGAAAACACGTCTTCACTGCAAAGCCTTGGTGCAACACTCACTTCAAACATCATCCCAACGACCCCTCCATCTCCAATTCAATCAGCCTATTAAGCTCGACAGCGTACTCGAGCGGCAGCGCCTTGATGACCGGATCAATAAAGCCAGAAACAACCATACGCGTAGCTTCCTCCTCATCCAACCCCCTGCTCATGAGGTAAAACAATGTTTGCTCATCAATACGACCAACTTTTGCCTCGTGCGCCACCGTTGCTGAACGCGCCTTCACATCCATAGCCGGGTACGTGTTGCTCACACTTACGTCATCAACCATGAGGGCGTCGCACTCAACACTCGCCTTGGCACGCTCTGCGCCCTTGGCGATGTGCAGCAACCCCCTATACGACGTGACTCCCCCTCCCTTACTCATGCTCTTACTCACCGTCGTACTGCTCGTGTTCTTCCCAATGTGCAAAATCTTCGCTCCGGTATCTTGATTCTGCCCAGGACCTGCAAACGCAATCCCCAAAAAATCGCTCTTGCTCTCGTCGCCTGCCAGAACGCTGCACGGGTAGAGCATCGTGACGCCAGAGCCCATATTGCCATTCACCCACTCAATGACACCCCGCTCATGCACCAATGCGCGCTTGGTGTTCAAATTATAGGTGTTCTTACTCCAATTCTCAATGCTGCTATACCTGGCCCGAGCCCCCCGAAGAACATGAATCTCAACACATCCCGCGTGCAACGAGCTCTCCATGTACTGAGGAGCGCTACAACCCTCAATGTAGTGACACTCAGCATCTTCGTCAACAATGATCAGGGTGTGCTCAAACTGCCCGCCCCTCCTCGCATTCATCCTAAAATACGCTTGCAAGGGCGTTCTCAATTTCACACCTTTCGGGACGTAAATGAACGTGCCACCACTCCACACAGCAGCATGAAGCGCGGCAAATTTATGCAACCGGATGGGAACGCACGTGGTCATGAAATACTGCTTCACCATCTCAGGATACTGCTTCACCGCCTCGTCACAATCTAAGAAGACAACGCCTTGCGCTTCCCACTCCTTCTTTAGCTTGTGATACACAACTTCTGACTCGTACTGCGCACCCACCCCTGCGAGGGCCTTGCGCTCCGCCTGCGGAATTCCAAGTTTTTCAAACGTTCGCTTAATCTCTCCAGGCACCTCCTCCCACGACGTGCTGTCCTTCTTTGCGTCCGGCCGGATGAAGTAATGAATCGCATCAAGATCCAGGCCTTGCAAGCTCGGCCCCCACGAGGGCATCTTCAGCTCGTAAAACGCTTTCAGCCCCTCAAGGCGCTTTTGAAGCATCCATGCCGGTTCGCCCTTCGACGCTGAAATCTCCCGCACGAGCTCCTCAGAAATTCCTGGTTTGGCAACGTAGCGAACCTTTCCTTTGTCCGGTGTATCAAACCGTTCTCGTGAAACATCAACAACCATTCTTAACAATGGTTAAGAACAAGGCGTTTATAAGCGTTTCTCAAAACACGCCAAAGGAAACTGCTAAAAAAAACACTCAAAAAAAGCAAAAAAAACAAAACAAACGAAGAAAAAAAAGCGGAAGAAGAAAACACTTAAAAACAAAATTCGCTTAACGATAGTTTAATGCCACACACCATGCCTCAAGAAGTTGACGTCTGGCTCCTCCTCCCCGCCATACGAAAAAACGTCGCCAAAGCACTTCTCGACCACTACGGCTGCTCCCAAAAAGAAGCTGCACGCCTCCTCGGCCTCACCGAGGCAGCAATCTCCCAATACCTCAAAGGAAAACGGGGAGGCGAAGTCACCTTTACCAAAAAAGAACTGGCAGAGATCAAGAAAACTGCAGGCCTCATCCACGCGAAACCATCCACGGCAATAGAAGCGCTCTACCACCTCTCCCTTGCGCTTCGAGGGTCAAAAGCGGTCTGCACCGCCCACCGAAGGCAAGACCGAACCCTCCCGCGCAACTGCACCCTCTGCAAAAACGCATAAGGGACCCCCCGCCCTTCACCCCGCGCACAAACCACGCCGTACACAAACGTTCTTAAAACACCATCAACACCTCACCACCATGACATCGACCAACAAGCCGTATGAATTCCTCGATCACACGGCAGACGTGAAGTTTCGCGCCTACGGAAAAACCCTTGAAGAAGCGTTCGCCAACGCAGCCAAAGCGCTCTTTAGCGTCATCACGGACATCAACAACGTCAAGCCAAAATACATCAAGCGCGTCGGCGTCAAGAGCACACGGCTACGCTCCCTCCTCTACGACTTCCTCGAAGAACTCGTCACGCTTCAAGACACAGAAGGATTTCTTCTTCACGACGTCGAGAGCCTGCACATAGACAAAGACCACCTCCATCTTTCCGCGGCGCTGGCGGGCGACACCTACCAAGGCCAGTACGACATCGCCTGCCACATCAAAGCAGTCACGTACTCCGACATGGAAATTAAAAAAGAAGGAAACACGTGGGTAGTTCAAGTCGTGCCGGACATCTAACGAAGCCGCTCGCTCGTGGCGAGAACACCACACACGCACCTCCCTTACCTTTCCGTGCACGCTCCTCTCGCTCCGTTAAGGCGAGCGCACTGTGAAGTTAATCTTTCTCAAATACGGCGACCAAGAAAAGACCAGCTCAGGGATGCCGTCGTTGTCAACATCCAGAGGAAGTTGTTCTCCTTCGTAAATTTTTCCACTGGAAAACACCGGCGTCCTCTGTTCATAAAGAAGGTACTTCTTTCCTTGAACGTAGTCGTCAATCACGTTGCGAAAATAAAGCGTGACGTTCCCCAACGGCTCGCTCCCCTTTGATGGCCTGATAACCACCTCCAACGTGTCGCTCGGGCGAGCGAAAGGCAAGGTTTTTGTTCCCTCCGTCCCCAGCGACCCCTCCCACTCATCCAAGGCAATATTGAACACGTAATAACTCCCTTTTGTAGCATAAATGTAGCGAGGCTCCTCCTCTTCTTGCACGGCAACCGTGAACGACCGCTGCCTTGTTTCAACAACGCCGCCGCCGATCTTTTCGCAGCGAACCTTCCACGTATACGTCCCGTTACGCAAATGCATGCCAAACGAGTTCGTCACCTTATTCCCTATCCGAAACGTCTTCACCGCCTCGCCATCAATGACTAAGGTGCACGACGCTATTGCCCGAGGATCCTGCAGGAAATAAATAAAGTCTTGCTGCTCCCTCGTGAGAAGCGCGCCATCAGCCGGCTCTTCCACCACGATTTCAGACGCTTCCCTCCCCGTCTCAACCTCTTCCTCGCCTTGTTCCTTCCCGTCCTCCTCTAAAAAAGACCCGTTCGTCCCCTCCGTTGCGTTCCCCTCAAACGACGTCACGTTCTCGGAAAGCGCCGGCGTGGTGCTCGCCGATTGACGAACACATCCTTGCAGAGAAACGAGCACAGAAAAAGAAAGCAAAGCCGCCACTGCGAACACCACAGAACATCTCAGCAAAGCCATCACCCCCCACCACGCCTTCATTTTTTATAAACTTTTTTAATGCGTACCTTTCAACCCCCTCCTCTCCTAATCAGCGCCTATCACGCGCCCGCGTACATCAAAGGAAGATACTTCCTCGACACGCACACGCTTCCTTTTGCCAAGCAACTCCTCCCCGCCACGGACCACGACCTGCTTATACGCGTCATTCCTCCCTATCACCGTCCCTTCCTTGCCCTTTTCCGTAAAGAGTACTCCGCCTTCCCACCCCATCCATTGTTTATTATTCTCCAGTGCGATGCGCTGAAAAAGCGAGGTGAGCTCGCCGGACCTTCGTTTCACTTCCCAACCCGGCAAGGGGCGTAAGCGGGCAGCAGGTGTTCCGGGCCTTGGCCAAAAGCGAGAAATGTTCACCACGTCAGGCCGGACCTCGTGCACGAGCGAAAGCGTTTCCTCAAAATCCTCTCTTGTTTCTCCAGGATAACCGCAAATAATATCCGTCGCGATGGTTATCCTCGGAAACACTTTGCGAAAAGCAGCAACGACGCGCGTAAAGTCGTCCACCGTGTGACCCCTGCGCATTGCCCTAACAACGCGTTCTGACCCTGCCTGAACCGGGACGTGCAAGAACTTGTAGACGCGCTCATCCCGAAACGCGGAAATAAGTTCGTCAATCATCCCTTTGCAATGCTCCGGATTCGCCATGCCCACCCTGATTTTAAACTTGCGAGGAATGGTCAAGACCGCGCGCAAGAGCTCTGCGAGAGAAGACCCTTTGTCCTTCCCGTACGCGCCGCAATCCTGCGATGTGAGCCACACTTCCCTTGCCCCTTCAGCGACTGCCCCGCTCACGCGCCGAACAACCGCGTCTACCGGGTAGGAGCGAAGCGCCCCGCGGGCGTGCTTGGTCTTGCAAAACGCGCACGCAGAAAGACAGCCCTGAGCAATGGGAACTACTTCTACAAAACGATTTCTTCGCACCGACGGCAGCGAGAGCCTCTCCGCCTCTTCTCGCCTTCCAAGGAAGGTGAGGGCCTTCCCCTCAAGGCGGGCGCGTGCGGCCTCGGCAACCTTGTCCAGCTGACCAGGGCCGAGGCGAGCGTACTCCGTGAACGAAGCAGGGTCTGCCTGCGGAACGCATCCTGCAAGCACCACCTTGGCGGGATCAAGCCTTGAGAGGATACGACGAAGCGCCGCCTCGGTCGGGCCCTTCACTGTGCACGTGTTCACCACAACCACATCTGCTTCGCTCGGGTCATCAATGAGGAAAAACCCCTCTCGTTCAAGCACGCCAGCCATTGCTTCAGAGTCGCTCTGGTTCGCGCTACACCCTTGCGTAAGAATAGAAACCGACGCCATTCTCCCCTCCACACTTCCTCGTTCGACCACGCCTCCTTCGCCTGTGAAATACTTCATCCTCCTTCTCTTTCTTCGGAATCATTGTGGACTATTGTGAAAAAGTCAATTATTGCGGAATTATTGACGTATTAAAAAACCTTCTCACCTGCTCGTGCAATGCCTGCACTAACCGTTCCAAGCCACTGCACTCCTCAGATGACTTGTATCTTACTTGTATCTTATTTGACGAAAGCGTTAACGAAAGAGTTAAAATACTCGTTCGACTCACTCCTCGCATGCATCCTTCAAGGCCGCCTCTGAAAAGGCGCTATGACGTGCGAATACGCTGGGGACCCGCAACACTGCTCTTTTTAGCTGCCGCGATTGGCAGCGCACCTGCAAGCAACAGGTACCAGCTCGAATCAACACCCGACCCGGGCGTGAGAAAAGCTCCCAAACACGTTCAAGAACAAGCCTATCACCTCGCCGAGGACGTTCTCAGGGAAGGGGCGGAGCTACGCTTTCTTCCTGACGGCGGCCTCGAAGAGGTCGCGTGCCAAGAGTTTTACCAGGACTCGGCACAGACGGACCCGGAGGAGCAAGGCACGCAGTCCCACGCAAGAATGCAAAAGCGCTTCTTTCGGGTCACGGTGCGAAACACCCTCCAAAGCCAGCACGACCGCTTCTATCCTGACACCCTCACTATTGAAGGAACCATTAACGCTCTCCACATTCTCCTTCGCGACGCAGGAGTGGACGGCAACTGCGACTTGGGAAGCGTGAGTAATCACAACAATCACAACACCTATCGATTTGGCGATGATCGCCGGTACGGGAGGGGTGTGTGGGGAGAAACATCACGCAAGCAGTTCCAAGACCTCTACGAATACACGTTGAACAAGATCGTTTCAGAGAATTTCAAGCGAAGAAAATGTGCAAGCTACCAGAACATCCCCTCCAAATACCTGATTTCTAAAAAGAACAAGGTTTTAGAGCGCTGAAGAGAGCACGATTACGTCATCGCGGGGCGCCACCCCCACCAACACATTCTATTGCCACTCTTCAATAGTAAACTTTATATATTTGTTGGTTTTGCCGAGAACGACAAAAAGAACTCGTGCGCCCAGCACACAACGAAAAGAAACCATGAGAACTCTCTCCACCACCGTAAGAACCATTGGAAAAGCACTGTACACCGCGGCAGCAATCACCGCCGCCGCGGCAACCGCCGCGCCCGGCACGTACGCAGCAGGCAACACAAAAACCATTTTCGACGCCTTATTTGGCAGCAGAAGCGAATACACCCACACCAGCAGAGCACAACCACCCACCGAAAGAACGAAGGTGACCGTTACCAGGTGCACCAACAACAACGTCGACAAAAGCGAGTACAAACTTACACAAAACTACTGCATCATTTTTAGCAACGGCCACGAGAACACAGAACACGCTCAAAAAAGAACCGCACAAACCAACGGCAAAGCCAACAAAAACAAGAGCATTGACACTCTCGTTGGTGAACACTCCCCGACGCCACAAGGAAACAACCACCAAAGCAGAAACCTGCAAAAACACCAAGTAAGCAACCCGCACTACCCCTTAACACCCCAACAAACGAACAAAAACCAACAAGAAGAAACAACTCCTGCAAACCAAGAACCAACCCAAGCAGCCGAACACGACTACCTCAAAACACTTCTTCAATCACCACAAGACCCATTCATCGCCCTCTACGAAGAAAAATTAGTCAAGCGATGCCAAGCGCTCAAGGACGAATATGACCTCAACAGCCGCGACTGGTCCTGGCGAGAAGACCTCGTGCCGAAGAACACACAAACAGGACGCGAATTTCACACCGCGCTCGAAAACCATCTTCAAGGACTACAAAAGGCAGTGAAGGAGTGCAACACCGCCCTGGACACCTTCCCCGACTACGTCCAAGGCCTCGTCAGGGAAAGCAAAGCACGACTTAAAAAACGAGAACAAGAGAACAAAGACAAGTTCGACTCCTTCCTCAAAAAACACGTCGACATCCACCTCCTCGAAAACATACTCGTTGCAAACAAAATCTTTGTCGCGAAAGACTTTACGCCAGACACTGTTTGCATAAGTAACGGAGCACTGAACCTGCCTGCCGTCAGGACAGCGTGCGAGAACTATCAAAACACTATGAAACGAGAACAGGAAAGAGAAGAAAACAACATAAAAAGAAACATGGACGATTTTGTCAACCAAGAATTCCCAACCTGCGGAACCTGTCTTCAAGAACCTCTCGAGAAGCTCTACAACAAAGCGCGAGAAAAAGAGAAAACAGAAAGAGCCAACACAACAGAAAACAAAGAAAAAACAGAAAAAACCGACACAACAGAAAACAAGCACTAAGCACAAACGTTTTAATACCCTGCTTTTTCTCCCACGGTCGCAATGCTTACCGACCAAGCCAAAAAGCACCTTGAAAAACAAGCCTACCGCATCGTCGGAAGCCACAGCGCTGTCAAAACATGCGGGTGGACGAAGAAAATGATACGCGGCGAGGGAGGGTGCTACAAACTCAAGTTCTACGGCATTATGAGCCACCAATGCATGCAAATGACAACCAGCATCAGCTGCGCCAACCGATGCACATTCTGCTGGCGCGGATA contains the following coding sequences:
- a CDS encoding SufD family Fe-S cluster assembly protein; this translates as MMFEVSVAPRLCSEDVFSSFLRARAEEMGEPAWLLDVRRRAFANLAGPPRISYRRGLGIVVTPKKDPHRALEVVPNPSSAIRVEAGEGVLSFRGRSLQEVPSSVREEVMNALNTRSDPFDLFHLAYASDVHVLVLPEGRRCGKPVSVSVRTGSDALFCTHLIVASGESTANVQFTLEGKGYLSQEVIVLAKEQDCVGVATLQRMGSGSYARSKTLGVAQEKSRLAISEFVFGGGFVRSDCEVKLAGKGAQAFLTTLFLGGGDERRDVGARVMHEAPGTKANIVARGVLSGRARGLSRGLIGIGEGATGADGRQKQDILLLSDGAEAFAVPDLEIRNNEVACSHATGIGQLDEEQLFYLRSRGLSRKEASKLLIKGYFKPVLDSFACCAQPERVAEELDSRLEAVLEGGV
- a CDS encoding helix-turn-helix domain-containing protein, coding for MPHTMPQEVDVWLLLPAIRKNVAKALLDHYGCSQKEAARLLGLTEAAISQYLKGKRGGEVTFTKKELAEIKKTAGLIHAKPSTAIEALYHLSLALRGSKAVCTAHRRQDRTLPRNCTLCKNA
- a CDS encoding tRNA (N(6)-L-threonylcarbamoyladenosine(37)-C(2))-methylthiotransferase, whose amino-acid sequence is MKYFTGEGGVVERGSVEGRMASVSILTQGCSANQSDSEAMAGVLEREGFFLIDDPSEADVVVVNTCTVKGPTEAALRRILSRLDPAKVVLAGCVPQADPASFTEYARLGPGQLDKVAEAARARLEGKALTFLGRREEAERLSLPSVRRNRFVEVVPIAQGCLSACAFCKTKHARGALRSYPVDAVVRRVSGAVAEGAREVWLTSQDCGAYGKDKGSSLAELLRAVLTIPRKFKIRVGMANPEHCKGMIDELISAFRDERVYKFLHVPVQAGSERVVRAMRRGHTVDDFTRVVAAFRKVFPRITIATDIICGYPGETREDFEETLSLVHEVRPDVVNISRFWPRPGTPAARLRPLPGWEVKRRSGELTSLFQRIALENNKQWMGWEGGVLFTEKGKEGTVIGRNDAYKQVVVRGGEELLGKRKRVRVEEVSSFDVRGRVIGAD
- a CDS encoding archease, with the protein product MTSTNKPYEFLDHTADVKFRAYGKTLEEAFANAAKALFSVITDINNVKPKYIKRVGVKSTRLRSLLYDFLEELVTLQDTEGFLLHDVESLHIDKDHLHLSAALAGDTYQGQYDIACHIKAVTYSDMEIKKEGNTWVVQVVPDI
- a CDS encoding cysteine desulfurase; amino-acid sequence: MSFSALDARKVRELFPLIGNLRAAYLDTAATSQKPRSVIERVRLFYEEENANVHRGLYPLSERATQRYEGARELVAQFLGARSHEIVFTKNATEALNLLSYCLRMEGKKNIVLTEMEHHANLIPWQQRAKRDGLELRFIKMKDDFTLDLADAKRKIDSETGAVAFVHCSNVLGTINPVKELAALARRRGAVSIVDGAQSAACLEIDVKALGCDFFVCSAHKMFGPTGVGVLFGREALLEQMEPFLTGGEMITRVTYNDAEWAKIPHRFEAGTPHVAGVLGLAEAVLFLRSLDRKGVIAYEKELVAKARELLTSIPGVRVFGPPADACAGIVSFSLDGVHPHDVAAILASEGVLVRGGHHCAMPLMGRLGVLGTVRASFSVYTIPEEVERLAAAVDKARRVLG
- the sufB gene encoding Fe-S cluster assembly protein SufB, coding for MLRMVVDVSRERFDTPDKGKVRYVAKPGISEELVREISASKGEPAWMLQKRLEGLKAFYELKMPSWGPSLQGLDLDAIHYFIRPDAKKDSTSWEEVPGEIKRTFEKLGIPQAERKALAGVGAQYESEVVYHKLKKEWEAQGVVFLDCDEAVKQYPEMVKQYFMTTCVPIRLHKFAALHAAVWSGGTFIYVPKGVKLRTPLQAYFRMNARRGGQFEHTLIIVDEDAECHYIEGCSAPQYMESSLHAGCVEIHVLRGARARYSSIENWSKNTYNLNTKRALVHERGVIEWVNGNMGSGVTMLYPCSVLAGDESKSDFLGIAFAGPGQNQDTGAKILHIGKNTSSTTVSKSMSKGGGVTSYRGLLHIAKGAERAKASVECDALMVDDVSVSNTYPAMDVKARSATVAHEAKVGRIDEQTLFYLMSRGLDEEEATRMVVSGFIDPVIKALPLEYAVELNRLIELEMEGSLG